A stretch of Candidatus Sphingomonas phytovorans DNA encodes these proteins:
- a CDS encoding helix-turn-helix transcriptional regulator has translation MSRQPCPFDHLTPRELDALRLVILGLSAKEIAGRLGIGWRTVDKHIESIKLKLRARNRSHMVGLALAAGLVEPGAFATMTFEATAAATMKQHPSSQPLRVA, from the coding sequence ATGTCACGCCAACCTTGTCCGTTCGATCACCTCACTCCACGGGAACTGGATGCGCTTCGACTTGTGATCCTGGGGCTCTCGGCGAAAGAAATCGCCGGCCGTCTGGGCATCGGGTGGCGCACCGTCGACAAACATATCGAAAGCATCAAGCTCAAGCTCCGCGCGAGGAACCGCAGCCACATGGTCGGCCTGGCCCTTGCCGCGGGACTGGTGGAGCCCGGCGCGTTCGCAACCATGACCTTCGAAGCCACCGCCGCTGCGACCATGAAACAGCATCCTTCATCGCAGCCATTGCGGGTGGCGTAG
- a CDS encoding c-type cytochrome yields MSRRRIVLIVVAAIVAVGAGIFGWIAFGPGAMDFAGGHRVALADYKGPPPTGVPADFASTDPVARGKYLTLAADCQACHTARGGVPFAGGLAFKLPFGTIWSPNITPDKATGIGGWSDAQFLAALREGKGPKGRLYPAMPYASYSWMTDADALAIRAYLATLAPVGRQAPATALSFPFNQRWLMSIWGALFNPNRRFELNTDRSPAWNRGAYLSEAMAHCGECHTPRNLVQALDNRRKYAGAVAAGWRAFNITADKTTGVGDWSDADLVQYLSQGHAPGRGTATGPMGEAVDLSLRHLTPSDIAAMVTYLRSIPAVSTPGQPHPAPGPAPAGHRMAAADQAAPLGKKIFEGACIGCHAWNGNGALNGLATLNGSSAVNDPTAINVAQVVILGARRATAQGEAVMPAFGHAYSDAEIAAVANYVTARFGAKPSSVTPKQVAALRKAS; encoded by the coding sequence ATGAGCCGCCGTCGCATCGTGCTGATCGTCGTCGCGGCCATTGTGGCGGTCGGCGCCGGCATATTCGGCTGGATCGCGTTCGGCCCGGGCGCGATGGATTTCGCCGGCGGACATCGGGTTGCACTCGCCGACTATAAGGGCCCGCCGCCGACCGGTGTGCCCGCCGACTTCGCCTCGACCGATCCGGTCGCGCGCGGCAAGTATCTGACGCTCGCCGCCGATTGCCAGGCGTGCCACACCGCCAGGGGCGGCGTGCCCTTCGCTGGTGGCCTCGCCTTCAAGCTGCCCTTCGGCACGATCTGGTCGCCCAACATCACACCCGACAAGGCGACCGGAATCGGCGGCTGGAGCGACGCCCAGTTCCTCGCCGCGCTACGCGAGGGCAAGGGGCCGAAGGGGCGCCTCTACCCGGCAATGCCCTATGCGTCCTATAGCTGGATGACCGATGCCGACGCCTTGGCGATCCGCGCCTATCTCGCCACGCTCGCGCCGGTCGGCCGGCAGGCTCCGGCGACCGCCCTTTCCTTCCCCTTCAACCAGCGCTGGCTGATGTCGATCTGGGGGGCGCTGTTCAACCCGAACCGCCGGTTCGAACTCAACACCGATCGCAGCCCGGCGTGGAACCGCGGTGCCTATCTGTCCGAGGCGATGGCGCATTGCGGCGAATGCCATACGCCACGCAACCTGGTGCAGGCGCTCGACAATCGCCGCAAATATGCCGGCGCGGTCGCCGCCGGCTGGCGCGCGTTCAACATCACCGCCGACAAGACGACCGGCGTCGGCGACTGGAGCGACGCGGATCTCGTCCAATATCTCTCCCAGGGTCACGCGCCCGGGCGCGGCACCGCCACCGGCCCGATGGGCGAGGCGGTCGATCTCAGCCTGCGCCACCTAACGCCGTCGGACATCGCGGCGATGGTCACCTATCTCCGCAGCATCCCGGCCGTCTCGACGCCGGGCCAGCCGCACCCCGCGCCCGGCCCGGCTCCCGCCGGACATCGCATGGCAGCCGCCGACCAGGCCGCGCCGCTCGGCAAGAAGATCTTCGAGGGCGCCTGTATCGGCTGCCATGCGTGGAACGGCAACGGCGCGCTGAACGGCCTCGCAACCCTCAACGGCTCGAGCGCGGTCAACGATCCGACCGCGATCAACGTGGCGCAGGTCGTGATCCTCGGCGCCCGGCGCGCAACGGCCCAGGGTGAAGCGGTCATGCCAGCGTTCGGCCACGCCTATAGCGACGCGGAGATTGCCGCGGTCGCCAACTATGTCACCGCCCGCTTCGGGGCCAAGCCGTCGAGCGTGACCCCGAAGCAGGTCGCGGCGCTGCGCAAGGCAAGCTGA
- a CDS encoding molybdopterin-dependent oxidoreductase: MSVATAPSPAGPILSRRTLLQVGAAVGGGLVVGFIAPGGMAAEAAATGSAPAGFAPNAFIRIDRTGSVTLVMPQVEMGQGVYTSISMILAEELDADWRQVSYEHAPPSDALYGNPVFGLQATGNSNSIRAFWLPLRKAGAGTRAILVQAAAAAWKVDPASCRTEASEVIHDSTGRRIGYGALTGRAAGLKPPADPVLKDPKAFRLIGKPLRRLDTPEKVNGQARYGIDAMPPGVKFATFAHSPVFGGKVGHVDDSAAKLVPGFRKVVVLDDLVAVVGDHMWAAIQGLAALNITWSEGSNAGVDTAQIRANLIRASQRPGVNAKKVGDVAKALGKDPVEVTYDVPFLAHAPMEPMNCTVHVKPGGCEIWTGIQVMSRAQAAAARVTGLPLDKVVVHNHLLGGGFGRRLEVDQVEKAVRIAQQVDSPVKVVWSREEDIQHDVYRPAWHDRLSARLEDGRIAAWHHIITGSSVLARWLPPAFVNGQDFDAVDCAADMPYDIPDFRVDFVREEPPAVPTGFWRGVGPAHNVFVIESFIDELAHKAGIDPIQFRMNMLGKAPRLQAALRVVAQKSGWGTPLPPRVGRGVAVQPAFASWIATVAEAGVSEDGEVTLRRMVCVVDTGIAVNPDTIIAQLQGGLVFGLTAALYGEITIDKGRVQQSNFHDYRMLRMNETPPIEVHIMRSGEAPGGIGEAGTVAAMAPLANAIFAATGKRLRRLPIDRDVLAGRKEA; encoded by the coding sequence ATGTCAGTTGCCACCGCCCCTTCGCCAGCCGGCCCGATCCTCTCCCGCCGTACCCTGCTCCAGGTCGGGGCGGCGGTCGGCGGCGGGCTGGTCGTCGGCTTTATCGCCCCGGGGGGCATGGCGGCGGAAGCGGCCGCGACAGGCTCGGCGCCCGCCGGCTTCGCGCCCAACGCCTTCATCCGCATCGACCGCACGGGCAGTGTCACCCTGGTGATGCCGCAGGTGGAGATGGGCCAGGGAGTCTATACCTCGATCTCCATGATCCTCGCGGAGGAGCTTGACGCCGACTGGCGCCAGGTCAGCTACGAGCATGCCCCGCCCAGCGACGCGCTCTACGGCAACCCGGTGTTCGGTCTTCAGGCGACCGGCAACTCCAATTCGATCCGCGCCTTCTGGCTGCCGCTGCGCAAGGCCGGGGCGGGCACGCGCGCGATCCTGGTCCAGGCGGCCGCGGCCGCCTGGAAAGTCGATCCGGCGAGTTGCCGCACCGAGGCGAGCGAGGTGATCCACGATTCGACCGGCCGCCGGATCGGCTATGGCGCGCTGACCGGCCGAGCCGCCGGGTTGAAGCCGCCCGCCGATCCTGTGCTGAAGGACCCCAAGGCGTTCCGGCTGATCGGCAAGCCGCTCCGCCGGCTCGACACGCCGGAAAAGGTCAACGGCCAGGCCAGATACGGCATCGACGCGATGCCCCCGGGGGTGAAGTTCGCCACCTTCGCGCATTCGCCGGTATTCGGCGGCAAGGTCGGCCATGTCGACGACAGCGCCGCGAAGCTGGTGCCCGGCTTCCGCAAGGTGGTGGTGCTCGACGATCTGGTCGCGGTCGTCGGCGATCATATGTGGGCCGCGATTCAGGGCCTCGCCGCGCTGAACATCACCTGGAGCGAGGGGAGCAACGCCGGCGTCGACACCGCCCAGATTCGCGCCAACCTGATCAGGGCCAGCCAGCGTCCCGGCGTCAACGCCAAGAAGGTCGGGGACGTGGCCAAGGCACTCGGCAAGGACCCGGTCGAGGTCACCTACGACGTGCCGTTCCTCGCCCATGCGCCGATGGAACCGATGAACTGCACCGTCCACGTGAAGCCCGGCGGCTGCGAGATCTGGACTGGCATCCAGGTGATGAGCCGCGCCCAGGCCGCCGCCGCCAGGGTCACCGGGCTGCCGCTCGACAAGGTGGTCGTGCACAACCACTTGCTCGGCGGCGGCTTCGGTCGTCGGCTCGAGGTCGACCAGGTCGAGAAGGCGGTGCGCATCGCGCAGCAGGTCGACTCACCGGTAAAAGTGGTGTGGAGCCGCGAGGAGGATATCCAGCATGACGTCTATCGCCCCGCCTGGCACGACCGGCTGAGCGCGAGGCTTGAGGACGGCAGGATCGCCGCCTGGCATCACATCATCACCGGTTCGTCGGTGCTCGCGCGCTGGCTGCCGCCCGCCTTCGTCAACGGGCAGGATTTCGACGCGGTCGATTGCGCGGCCGACATGCCGTACGACATCCCCGACTTCCGGGTCGATTTCGTCCGCGAGGAACCGCCCGCCGTGCCGACCGGCTTCTGGCGCGGCGTCGGTCCGGCGCACAATGTCTTCGTCATCGAAAGCTTCATCGACGAACTGGCGCACAAGGCCGGTATCGATCCGATCCAGTTCCGCATGAACATGCTCGGCAAGGCGCCCCGGCTCCAGGCAGCGCTTCGCGTCGTCGCGCAGAAATCCGGCTGGGGCACGCCCCTGCCCCCGCGCGTCGGCCGGGGCGTCGCGGTCCAGCCCGCCTTTGCGAGCTGGATCGCCACCGTCGCCGAGGCCGGAGTATCGGAGGATGGCGAGGTCACGCTGCGCCGAATGGTCTGCGTCGTCGATACCGGTATCGCCGTGAACCCCGACACGATCATCGCCCAGCTCCAGGGCGGCCTCGTCTTCGGGCTCACCGCCGCGCTCTACGGCGAGATCACCATCGACAAGGGCCGGGTCCAGCAGAGCAATTTCCACGACTATCGCATGCTCCGCATGAACGAGACCCCGCCGATCGAGGTCCATATCATGCGCAGCGGTGAAGCGCCGGGCGGCATCGGCGAGGCCGGTACCGTCGCGGCGATGGCCCCGCTCGCCAATGCGATCTTCGCCGCCACCGGCAAGCGCCTGCGCCGCCTGCCGATCGATCGCGACGTGCTTGCCGGAAGGAAGGAGGCATGA
- a CDS encoding (2Fe-2S)-binding protein — protein MLNLTVNGVAHDVEAPADMPLLWVLRDLLGLTGTKFGCGIAQCGACTVHVDGAPLRSCQLPVGTLGTRAVTTIEAIGETPAGARVQRAWLDHEVIQCGYCQSGQIMAAAALLAGTPAPDDADIAAAMSGNICRCGTYVRIREAIKKAAATP, from the coding sequence ATGCTCAACCTGACGGTGAATGGCGTTGCGCATGACGTAGAGGCCCCGGCGGACATGCCGCTGTTGTGGGTGCTGCGCGATCTCCTTGGCCTGACCGGCACGAAGTTCGGCTGCGGCATCGCCCAGTGCGGCGCCTGCACTGTCCATGTCGACGGCGCCCCGCTGCGATCCTGCCAGTTGCCCGTCGGCACGCTCGGCACCCGCGCTGTCACCACCATCGAGGCGATCGGCGAGACCCCCGCCGGGGCAAGGGTCCAGCGCGCCTGGCTCGATCACGAGGTGATCCAGTGCGGCTATTGCCAGTCGGGCCAGATCATGGCCGCCGCGGCCCTGCTCGCCGGCACGCCGGCGCCCGACGATGCCGATATCGCCGCCGCCATGTCAGGCAATATCTGCCGCTGCGGCACCTATGTGCGTATCCGCGAGGCGATCAAGAAAGCCGCCGCCACACCCTGA
- a CDS encoding glycosyltransferase, producing MNLTPIFYDASGRRRRRFAFAVGAFVALLLLSCAALALSIGAVPRAPLLPIEAEHPALTRLPPPHEPLLKRARHSLNHYARLLTGRPARGVRENAPLAIGFHVPWDESSAASLRRHIDDLDWLIPGWVSVTGADHRITVFRDQAGRAILNRAPRRPLLLPMIQNAIQGNWDGKGMAALLDSPAQRRALLDKLEPWLAANQAGGAFFDFEELPPSAQPDYRAFLREAKARFGRHGWIVAIAVPVGEDSGWDVAAYAAIVDRVFLMAYDEHELSGVPGPIASQAWFEQAVERASRGVPPAKLVVAIGNYGYDWHGKGGDSLAIDEGWQAARESSAMPTFDRSSGNSGFAYDDGTERHVVWMLDAASAYNQMRFLSRAGIGAVAVWRLGSEDPGLWSIFGRTHRTLPPPSTINAIPAGTDVDIEGSGEILKISGVPVEGIRRTIAAKDGSIAAVDFTRLPSPYVVSRTGYRPGEVALTFDDGPDPVWTPRILDILKREHVPATFFIIGENALTERPLLERMVAEGHEVGNHTYTHPNLAGATDNETAFQLNTTQRLFQAFTGRSLRLFRAPYFGDAEPTTADEIDPALQAQDRGYISVGLHVDPGDWKRPGVQTIIDQTIAGVEASNVERSGNVVLLHDAGGNRAETVAALPVIIDQLRAKGYKFVSVSSLAGIPRDVAMPVISESDRVAAETNLFIFGAIGATITALGWIFLFAITIGIARAITLSALALIQARREGKTIFPSIDPNRFVTVMIPAFNEEKVIVRAVQGVLASVDVRIEVIVIDDGSSDGTSAVVTEAFADEPRVRLLTLQNGGKARALNEGLKLATGEIVIALDADTQFEPRTISRLARWFVDPALGAVAGNAKVGNRVNLVTKWQALEYITAQNLERRALARLNAMTVVPGAVGAWRLSAIQSVGGYPDDTLAEDQDLTIAIQRAGWKVTYDQYAVAWTESPESFAGLAKQRFRWAYGTLQCLWKHRAVMLHGRPPGLARVGLPQAIVFQILLASISPIIDLALIVSFVTTWIAVQAHGWAQTQHDVERMLVYWLVFTAIDLLAAVIAFALERREKWRLLWLLIPQRIGYRQVMYYVVLKAIAQALRGPHVGWGKLQRTGRVTAN from the coding sequence ATGAATCTGACTCCGATCTTCTACGATGCTTCCGGTCGACGGCGCCGGCGGTTCGCGTTCGCGGTCGGCGCATTCGTGGCGCTGTTGTTGCTCTCCTGCGCGGCGCTGGCCCTGTCGATCGGGGCGGTGCCGCGCGCGCCGCTGTTGCCGATCGAAGCCGAGCATCCCGCGCTCACCCGCCTGCCACCGCCGCATGAGCCGCTGCTGAAGCGCGCGCGGCACAGCCTGAACCATTATGCCCGACTGCTCACCGGCCGTCCGGCGCGCGGGGTGCGCGAGAATGCGCCGCTGGCGATCGGTTTCCATGTGCCGTGGGACGAATCCAGCGCCGCCTCGCTGCGCCGGCACATCGACGATCTCGACTGGCTGATCCCCGGCTGGGTCTCGGTGACGGGCGCCGACCACCGCATCACCGTGTTTCGCGATCAGGCGGGACGGGCGATCCTCAACCGCGCGCCGCGTCGTCCGCTGCTGCTGCCGATGATCCAGAACGCGATCCAGGGGAACTGGGACGGCAAGGGCATGGCGGCCCTGCTCGACAGCCCGGCGCAGCGGCGCGCGTTGCTCGACAAGCTCGAGCCCTGGCTCGCGGCGAACCAGGCCGGCGGCGCCTTCTTCGATTTCGAGGAACTGCCGCCCAGCGCGCAGCCCGACTATCGGGCTTTCCTGCGCGAGGCGAAGGCGCGTTTCGGGCGGCATGGCTGGATCGTCGCGATCGCGGTGCCGGTGGGTGAGGATTCGGGCTGGGACGTGGCCGCTTATGCCGCGATCGTCGACCGGGTCTTCCTGATGGCCTATGACGAGCATGAACTGAGCGGCGTGCCCGGCCCGATCGCGTCCCAGGCCTGGTTCGAGCAGGCGGTGGAGCGCGCCTCGCGCGGCGTGCCGCCGGCCAAGCTGGTCGTGGCGATCGGCAACTACGGCTATGACTGGCACGGCAAGGGCGGCGATTCACTGGCGATCGACGAAGGCTGGCAGGCGGCGCGGGAATCCAGCGCGATGCCGACATTCGATCGGTCGAGCGGCAATAGCGGTTTCGCTTATGACGACGGCACCGAGCGGCATGTGGTGTGGATGCTCGACGCAGCCTCCGCCTATAACCAGATGCGCTTCCTGTCGCGCGCCGGGATCGGCGCGGTGGCGGTGTGGCGGCTCGGTTCGGAGGATCCCGGCCTGTGGTCGATCTTCGGGCGAACCCATCGCACCCTGCCGCCGCCTTCGACGATCAATGCGATTCCGGCGGGCACCGATGTCGATATCGAGGGCAGCGGCGAGATCCTCAAGATTTCGGGGGTTCCGGTCGAGGGCATCAGGCGGACGATCGCAGCGAAGGATGGATCGATCGCGGCGGTCGATTTCACCCGATTGCCTTCGCCCTATGTCGTGTCACGGACGGGCTATCGGCCGGGCGAGGTCGCGCTGACCTTCGACGATGGCCCCGACCCGGTGTGGACGCCGCGAATCCTCGATATCCTGAAGCGCGAGCATGTACCGGCGACCTTCTTCATCATCGGCGAGAATGCCCTGACCGAGCGCCCGCTGCTCGAACGCATGGTGGCCGAGGGGCATGAGGTGGGCAACCACACCTATACCCATCCGAACCTGGCCGGCGCGACCGACAACGAGACGGCGTTCCAGCTCAACACGACCCAGCGGCTGTTCCAGGCCTTTACCGGGCGCTCGCTCCGCCTGTTTCGCGCGCCTTATTTCGGTGACGCCGAGCCGACCACGGCCGACGAAATCGACCCGGCGCTCCAGGCGCAGGACCGCGGCTATATCTCGGTCGGCCTGCATGTCGATCCGGGCGACTGGAAACGGCCCGGCGTCCAGACGATCATCGACCAGACGATCGCCGGCGTTGAGGCGTCGAACGTCGAGCGCAGCGGCAATGTGGTCCTGCTGCACGATGCCGGCGGCAATCGCGCGGAGACGGTCGCGGCGCTGCCGGTGATCATCGACCAGCTCCGCGCCAAGGGATATAAATTCGTTTCCGTATCGAGCCTGGCGGGGATCCCGCGCGACGTGGCCATGCCGGTGATCTCGGAGAGCGACCGCGTCGCCGCCGAGACCAACTTGTTCATCTTCGGCGCGATCGGCGCGACGATCACGGCGCTTGGCTGGATATTCCTGTTCGCGATCACCATCGGCATCGCTCGGGCGATCACCTTGTCGGCGCTCGCGCTGATCCAGGCGCGGCGCGAGGGCAAGACGATCTTCCCGTCGATCGACCCGAACCGCTTCGTCACGGTGATGATCCCCGCGTTCAACGAGGAGAAGGTGATCGTCCGGGCAGTGCAGGGCGTTCTGGCCAGCGTCGACGTACGGATCGAGGTAATCGTGATCGACGACGGGTCGAGCGACGGCACCAGCGCCGTGGTGACCGAAGCCTTTGCAGACGAGCCGCGCGTGCGGCTGCTGACCCTGCAGAACGGGGGCAAGGCACGGGCGCTCAACGAAGGGCTCAAGCTCGCGACCGGCGAGATCGTCATCGCGCTTGACGCCGATACCCAGTTCGAGCCGCGGACCATCTCCCGGCTGGCGCGCTGGTTCGTCGATCCGGCGCTTGGCGCGGTGGCGGGCAACGCCAAGGTCGGCAACCGGGTGAACCTCGTCACCAAATGGCAGGCGCTCGAATATATCACCGCCCAGAATCTCGAGCGGCGCGCGCTCGCCCGGCTGAATGCGATGACCGTGGTGCCGGGCGCGGTCGGCGCCTGGCGGCTGTCGGCGATCCAGAGCGTCGGCGGCTATCCCGACGATACGCTGGCCGAGGACCAGGACCTGACCATCGCGATCCAGCGCGCCGGCTGGAAGGTGACGTACGATCAATATGCCGTCGCCTGGACGGAAAGCCCGGAGAGCTTTGCAGGGCTTGCCAAGCAGCGTTTCCGCTGGGCCTATGGCACCCTGCAATGCCTGTGGAAGCACCGCGCGGTGATGCTCCATGGCCGTCCCCCGGGGCTCGCACGGGTCGGGTTGCCGCAGGCGATCGTGTTCCAGATCCTGCTCGCGTCGATTTCGCCGATCATCGACCTGGCGCTGATCGTCAGTTTCGTGACGACCTGGATCGCGGTCCAGGCCCATGGATGGGCGCAGACCCAGCATGATGTCGAGAGGATGCTCGTCTATTGGCTGGTCTTCACCGCGATCGACCTGCTCGCCGCGGTCATTGCCTTCGCGCTCGAGCGCCGCGAGAAATGGCGGCTGTTGTGGCTGCTGATCCCGCAGCGCATCGGCTATCGCCAGGTGATGTACTATGTCGTGCTGAAGGCGATCGCCCAGGCGCTGCGCGGTCCGCATGTCGGCTGGGGCAAGCTGCAAAGGACGGGACGGGTGACGGCGAATTAG
- a CDS encoding alginate export family protein, with translation MKRGIRRSAAMVALCLAAQARADNGNLRLEGNFRARGEVIDGQYRAGLPADDTALFTRLDLFGEYNSGPFRLGAEILDSRAHFHRRHGSVGVNDVDAIEPIQAYVSADVAPGTSIQAGRFTMDLGSRRLAARPINRNSFNSFTGLRADWKAKDGDRLTLFWTLPQIRLPEDQDGIYGNRFELDRETTHRQLFGITGTRAGTLNGTLELYLYRFVESDAPHFATRDRRLWTPGIRLFRAPKSGTLDYDVEGAWQTGTTRLSTSAADIADRRVSAWLLHGAVGRSFTGGGWMPRLAVLGDYASGDGPDATFGRFDTLIGDSAFEFSPSGLFAAVSRTNLASAAVRAEFNPSTRLDAHLTLRGVWLASTTDAFANSGVRDPSGAAGDHVGTQIDGRVRYWLAPGRLQLGMGFAVLVKGRFLRDAPNAPATGDTHYGFTDLTVSF, from the coding sequence GTGAAGAGGGGAATACGCCGTTCCGCGGCAATGGTCGCGTTGTGCCTTGCCGCCCAGGCACGAGCCGATAACGGGAACCTCAGGCTTGAGGGAAATTTCCGCGCCCGCGGCGAGGTGATCGACGGACAATATCGCGCCGGCCTTCCCGCGGACGATACCGCCCTGTTCACCCGGCTCGACCTGTTCGGCGAATATAACAGCGGCCCGTTCCGCCTCGGCGCCGAGATCCTCGATTCACGCGCGCATTTCCACCGTCGGCACGGATCGGTCGGCGTCAACGACGTCGACGCGATCGAGCCGATCCAGGCTTATGTCTCGGCCGATGTCGCGCCCGGCACCTCGATCCAGGCAGGTCGCTTCACCATGGACCTCGGCTCGCGGCGCCTTGCCGCGCGGCCGATCAACCGCAACAGCTTCAACAGCTTCACCGGGCTGCGTGCCGACTGGAAGGCGAAGGACGGCGACAGGCTGACCCTGTTCTGGACTCTGCCGCAGATCAGGCTTCCGGAGGATCAGGACGGCATCTACGGCAACCGTTTCGAGCTCGACCGTGAGACCACGCACCGCCAGCTCTTCGGCATCACCGGCACCAGGGCCGGCACGTTGAATGGCACCCTCGAACTCTATCTCTATCGCTTCGTCGAATCCGACGCGCCGCATTTCGCCACCCGCGACCGGAGACTGTGGACCCCCGGCATTCGCCTGTTCCGCGCACCAAAGTCCGGCACGCTCGACTATGATGTCGAAGGCGCCTGGCAAACCGGCACCACGCGATTGAGCACAAGCGCCGCCGACATCGCCGATCGCAGGGTTTCCGCATGGCTGCTGCACGGCGCTGTCGGCCGGAGCTTTACGGGTGGTGGCTGGATGCCACGCCTCGCGGTGCTTGGAGACTATGCGTCCGGCGATGGTCCTGACGCCACCTTCGGCAGGTTCGATACGCTGATCGGGGATTCGGCGTTCGAATTCAGCCCTTCCGGCCTGTTTGCCGCCGTTTCCCGCACCAATCTGGCCAGCGCAGCGGTACGGGCCGAGTTCAATCCCTCGACGCGCCTCGATGCCCATCTCACCCTGCGCGGCGTCTGGCTGGCGAGCACGACCGATGCCTTCGCCAATTCGGGCGTGCGCGATCCCTCGGGCGCCGCGGGCGACCATGTCGGCACGCAGATCGACGGCAGGGTCCGCTACTGGCTCGCGCCCGGGCGGCTGCAACTCGGTATGGGGTTCGCGGTGCTGGTCAAGGGCCGCTTCCTGCGCGACGCTCCCAACGCCCCGGCCACCGGCGACACGCATTACGGGTTCACTGACCTCACCGTCAGCTTCTGA